A stretch of DNA from Pseudonocardia hierapolitana:
CCCCGTTCTCGCCGAGCAGGGCGTGGACCTCGCCGGCCCGCAGCTCCAGGTCGACGCCGTCCAGAGCGGGTGCCCCGGCGCCGAAGCTGCGCCGGATCCCGTGGAGAGAAGCGGCGGGGGTCGCTGCGGTTGATGTCACTGGGTGTTCATCGGGACGGTGAACGCCCCGCTGCGGATCTCGGCGAGCTTCTGCTCGTAGGTCGCCATCACCTCCGCCGGGATCCGGGCCTGCCACGCCGGGTTGATCACGACGTCCAGGCCGTCCTTGGTCATCCCGACCTCGTAGTAGCGCGTGGGGTTGGTCTTGCCGGCGGCGACGTCGGCCACCATCTCCTCGAAGACCTTGTCCAGGTTCCAGGTGAACGACGCCAGCACCTGGCCCGAGAGCCCGGACATGTCACCCGTGTACCCGTTGGCCACGGCACCGCGCTCGGTGGCCGCCTCGATCTGGCCGAACGTGGGGCCCTGCCCGCAGCCGACGAACATCGTGGCGCCCTGGTCGGCCTGGGCGAGCGCCGCCTCCTTGGCCCGCTGCACGTCCGACCAGTCGCCGACGGCCACGAACGAGCCGGTGGTGTCGGGCCGCACGAGCTTCGCGCCCTCCAGGTAGGAGTTGTACATCGCGCGGCACACCGGGATGTCGAACCCGCCCGCCCCTGCGACGCTCCCGCCCTGCGTCACGCCGGCGCCGAGGATGCCCTCCAGGTAGGTGGCCTCCCAGAACGGCTGCGAGTAGTCGGCGACGTTGTCCTTGACGTCGCCGAAGCCGCCCGCGTAGGCGAAGATCGTGTTCGGGAACTCGGACGCGACCTGCTTCACGTCGTCGCCGTAGTTGAACGAGTGGGCGACGATCGGGTTGTAGCCCTGCTCGGCGAAGCTGCGCAGCGCGCGCACGCCGTCCGCGCCCGGGTTCACGTTCTCCTGCACGGCGAAGTCGGCGATCACGCCGGCGTCCTTGAGCTTCTGCGCGCCGGTGAGCGCCGCCTCGCCCCAGGACCCGTCCTTGAACTGCGGGTAGTAGACGATCGCGAGCCGCGGCTTGTCCGACGCCGCCGCATCGCCGTCCGCCGGCGCGGTGTCGCGGCGGCCGGCGTCACCACAGCCGGCCAGGACGAGCAGGGCGGCCGCGGCGGTGACCGCGAGCAGGGCGCGCCAGCGCCGCCGGAGACGGGGGGTGGAAGGCATCGGCGGTGTCCTTCGGTTCGGGGAGGATCCGAACGCTAGGTCGGGGCCGTCACGTTCGGGTGTCGTCTTGTTTCCGACATGTTGCGAATTCTCAGAGAAATCACTCATGGTCGTCCCTCGGCACGCGGGCAGTGACGAGGAGCAGGCTCGCGCCGGTGTCGGGCCCCACCCGCCAGCGGTGCGGGATGGCTCCCTCGTGCCAGATCGAGTCGCCGGCCTGCAGCTCCTCGACCCGGCCGGTGCCGAACTCGACCCGCAGCACCCCGTCGAGCACGTGCAGGAAATCCTCACCGCCGTGGTCGAACCAGCTGCCTGCCGGCTGCCCAGGCTCGATCATGGCACGGCGGGCCTCCATCAACCGACCCGGAGCGCCGGCCAGCAGCGCGGACTGCGCGACCCCCGGAGTCTCGTCCATCCCGACGGCGACGCCCTCACCTGCGCGGACGACGACGATGCCCTCGTCGGGACTCGGGGGAAGCAGGTCGGTGGCGCCGATCCCGAGTGCGGCGGCCAGCTTGTAGAGGGTGGCCACGCTCGGCGACGAGCGGCCGTTCTCTATGTTCGACAGGAACGGCTGCGAGAGCGACGCCCGCTGCGCCAGCTCGCGGGTGGACAGCCCGCTTCGCCGTCGCGCCCGGCGCACCGACGACCCGATGGCGGCGATCACCGCCGCCTCGCCGGCGTCCCGCTGCACGTCCGTCACGGCGTCATCCTCGCCCACCGCCGATAGCTGACAACAGTCACCCGGCCGACGGGCGTTCCCGCCCCGCCGACCTCATCACGATCGGGGTAGCGTCGGTCACGTGACGCAGTCGAACGCCGTCGACACCACCATCCCGCACTCCGCGCGGGTGTGGAACTACTGGCTCGGCGGCAAGGACAACTACCAGGTCGATCGCGAGGCGGGGGACGACTTCGCCGCGAAGTGCCCGGAGATCTTCTCGCTGGCGAAGCTCTCCCGGCAGTTCCTCGTCCGTGCGGTCCGCCACCTGGTGACCGATGTCCGGATCCGCCAGTTCCTGGACATCGGCACCGGCCTACCGACCATGGACAACACCCACCAGGTGGCACAGCGCGCCGCACCGGACTGCCGCATCGTCTACGTCGACAACGACCCGCTCGTGCTGGCGCACGCCCGCGCCCTGCTGGTGAACACCACGCCCGAGGGCGTCACCGCCTACGTCGCCGCCGACATGCACGAGCCCGACCAGATCGTGTCGGACGCGAAGAACATCCTGAACTTCAACGAGCCCATCGGGGTGCTGTTCATGGGTGTGCTCGGCCACGTCGCCGACCACGACGAGGCACGCTCCATCGTGGCGACGGTGATGGGCGCGACCCCGTCCGGCAGCCACCTCATCCTGTGGGACGGCACCGACACCAGCGAGGACCTCGTCCGCGCCAACGCCGATTACGCCGCGACCGGCGGAGTGCCCTACATCCCCCGCAGCCCCGAGCAGATCGACGGCTACTTCGAAGGCCTCGAGAAGATCGAGCCGGGCCTGGTGCCGGTCTCGCAGTGGCGACCCGAGCTCCGCGGTGTCGACACCACCGCTGTCGACGTGGCCGGGTACGGCGCGGTGGCGCGCAAGCCGTAGCCGTCGACGGCCTCGCCCACTACCGGCTCGGGCTGCACTACGGCCGGCACCGCTGAGCCGACGGCCGAGACTGTTTCGACGCGCCGCGCCGGCGTCTCTCGAATCTCGGGTGTCCGGGTGGTGGGGGTGCGGTGCTGCGGTAGCCGTGCCCGGTCGGTGTGGTGATCCGCAGGGTGTGCCGGGGCCCGGGCTCCGGCCGGACCTTCCAGCCGGGTGCTTGGCGGGCGTAGTTGCATTGGGCGCAGGTCCCGTTGCCGTTGTCCGCCGACGTGGTCCCGCCCTGGTGGTGGGGTAGGGCGTGGTCGATGTGGCGGATCGGGGCGTCACACCACGGGGTCGAGCAGTACTGGTCGCGGACCTCGATGAACCGGGCCAGCCCGGCCGGGAACACCCGCCGGGCGGAGTCCATCCCGACCAGCCGCCCGCTGTCCGGCCTGCTGTAGAGCCGCCGCAGCCACGCGACCTCGGTTTCGGCGGCGGAGACGGCGAGTCGGCGGGCCAGGCCGGCCGGGATCGGCCCGTACCCGGCCAGCAGCGCCGGCTGCTCCCTGCCCCCGTCTTCGCCCCCGTCTTCGCCCCCGCCTTGACCTTCGCCGAGGAGGGTGCGGTCGGTCATGATCAGGTGGATCTCCACCGGCACCCCGGCCGCGGTGGCCTGCCCGGTGACCCGTTGCACGAGGGTGTCGGCCATCAGCTGGCCCCGGGTGCGCCCGTCCCCGGCCGCGATGGCGGTGTCGGCGGCCTTGCGCAGGGCGGCGTAGACGGCGACCCCGTGGGCGACCGGGAGCAGCGCGGTGACCCGGGCCATGACGTCCGGGGCCGGCCGGGAGGTGACCCGCCGCTCCGACTCGGCCTTCGCGCGGCGCCTGGTGTAGCCGGCCGGGTCGAGCCGGTAGGCGATCTTGCGGATCTCGGCGGTCAACCGGCGGTCCCCCCACCCGTGCAGCCCGGTGGGGTCGGCGCACAGGTGGGCGTCGACGAGCTGGCGGTGCTCTCGGGATAGGAAGATCGTTTCCTGGGCGAGCAGGCCGGCCCGCCATTCGGAGATCGCACCCTGTTCGAGGGCGGTCAGGGTGTGGGGCATCTCCGCGACCAGGACCTTGGCCAACCCCAGGTGCCGGCCACCGCGGTAGGGGGATTCCTGGCGGGCCAGCGCCACCTGCGCGGCCACCCCGCGGCCCTGCCGCTGCGCCGGCATCCCGGCGGCGGCCTGCCCGGCCCGCATCGAGGTGTCCAGGTCGACGGCGATCCGGGCCTGGGCGGCCGCGGCGGCCGACTTCAACCGTTCCAGCGCCCGCAGCTGCTCGATCCGTTCGGTGTCGAGGACGTCCCGGTCGAACCGGGCCAACCGAACGACCCAGGCGTTGATCGCTGCGGAGTTCAGCAGGTCATCCGGTAGCGCGTCTGGGACCGGGACTGACGGATCGGCTGGGGTCACGAGTAGCGCCCCGGTCAGCATGGTGCGCATTCCTTGCTGTCGGGTATTCGCCGGTGTCGCGGGCGCTTCTCGGGTCTTCGCGTGGGGGCGGGGGTTGGTGGGGTTGGCGCGGTTTTCGACATGCCTCCAGTTTACGCGAACAGATGTTCGACCCGTAGGTCTTTTCGGGTGATCGGGGTGTTCACTATTGTGAACGCGGCTTGAGCGGGAGAACGTGTCCGGCGGGGTAGGTGGCCGGGTTGGGAACTGCCGATTCCGTGGTTGCGTTGCGTGGTGCTCGTCTTGCCTGCCGGGCCTGCGTGCGAGCCCGTCCGGTTGGGGTGCCCGGCAACTAGCGTGTGGTTGCGCTGCGAGGGAGGTCGGGGCCACAGGATAGTTGCGTGGGCATCCGGCGGGGACGGTCTCGTCGTGCACCGCCGTGCCCTCCAGTCGGGGACGGCTGTCAGCGCGACCACGTCATTCGGTGGTGATGCCAACCGGACCAACAGGTCGAGGTGACGGAGCGGCGGCCGGAATCGTCAGCGCACGGGGCCTGAAGCGGGGAGCGATTGCCTGCGCGCCCGAGTCGGGAACGGCGCGCGCACCGGCATGCTCACCAGTTGGGCGCATTCTCTACTAGGAGGGTCAGTCGGGTCCTACAGTGGTGATCAAGGGCAAATGGTTGCTCCCGAAGATCGTTTGACAACCATCTCCCCTTGATCACTGAAGGCACCTCGCACCGATCAGGCATCCGTCGGAAATGCACCGAACCGCTGATCACGTCACCACGGACCGGCCCAGAATGTCGAGGGCCGCGTCGGCGCCGGCCCAGACATGAGCGTCCCAGCCGTGTGCCCGAGCCGCCTCGACGTTCTCCACGCGGTCGTCGAAGAACACGACGTCGCCCGGCTCCGTGCCGTAGACGGTGTCGGCGTGGGCGTAGATCGCCGGGTCGGGCTTGGCGAGCGCGACCTCGGCGGAGAACACGAGATGCGCGATGCCCCCGGCCCATTGCGCCGCCCGGACGGCCGCCGCGAGGGGGCCCGGGGCGTTGGACAGGACGCCGAGCCGCACGCCCCTGCCCTGCAGGTGCGTGAGCAGGTCGGCGCTCACCTGCGGCAAGGTCGACCACTTGATCGAGTCCGTCTCCGAGAGCGCCGCCAGCAGCGCAGGCTCGGGATCGCGACCGAGCGCCGCGAGCACGCCCGTCCAGTACTCCTCGGCACTGCAGCCCAGGTCGAAGGCGGTCCGGCCGGACCAGTACGCGGGGCCGAGCTCGGCCACGGTGACGCCGAGCTCGGCCGCGAGGCGCGGCATCACACCACCCGAGGGCACGAGCACTTCGCCGAGATCGAAGACGACGGTTCGGGAACGATCCACGCGGCCACGGTAACCGGCCGTCAGCGGTGTCAGCGCGGTGCCAGCGCGCTGTGAGCGCGCCCCCGGACCATCGGACTCCCACGACGAACCCGGAGGACGACATGCGTGACGCGGCGAGCACACTGAGATCGAGAGCCATCGCGCCGCTCGGGGTCGGCGCGTTCGCGATCGGCACCGACCTGTTCGTCGTCGCCGGGGTGCTCCCCGCCCTCGCCACCGACCTCGGGGTCTCGGTCGGAGCCGCGGGACTGACGGTCACCGTGTTCGCACTCGCGTACGCGGTCGGCGCGCCGGTGCTCGGCGCTCTGCTCGGGACCCGGCCGCTGCGGCAGGTGCTGATCGGCTCGCTGGTGCTGTTCGCCCTGTTCAACGTGGTGTCCGCCCTCGCACCCGACCTTGTGGTGCTGCTGGCGGCCCGGGTGTTCGGCGCGCTCGCCGCGTCCGCCTACGTCCCGGCCGCCGGGGCTGCCGCGATCGCCGCCGCCCCCGAGGGCCGGCGTGGCCGCGCGCTCGGCGTGGTGTTGGCCGGCTCGGCGCTCGCGATGGTGCTGGGCGCCCCGCTCGGCGTGCTGCTCGCCTCGCTGTTCTCGTGGCGGGCGGCTTTCGGGCTGGTCGCGGTGCTCGCGGTGGGCACCGTTCTCGGCCTGTTGCGCAGTGGCGTCGGATCCGGCCCACCGCAGCGCTCGACGCTCGCGGAGCGGCTGCGGCCGCTGCGCTCCCCCGCCGTCGCCGGAACGCTCGCCGTGACGTTCCTGGCGATGACCGCGTCGAACAGCACGTACACCTACCTCGCCGTGCTGGTGGGCGGGCCGGTCGGGCTGTACATCAGCGTGTTCGGCGCCGCAGGCGTCGCGGGCACCTGGTGGGGCGGGATCGCGGTCGACCGCCACGGCAGCGGGCGAGTGGCCGTGGCCGCCGTGGTCGTGCTGGGGACCGGTCTCGCGGCACTCCCCCACATCACGGCGATGTCCGG
This window harbors:
- a CDS encoding BMP family protein — translated: MPSTPRLRRRWRALLAVTAAAALLVLAGCGDAGRRDTAPADGDAAASDKPRLAIVYYPQFKDGSWGEAALTGAQKLKDAGVIADFAVQENVNPGADGVRALRSFAEQGYNPIVAHSFNYGDDVKQVASEFPNTIFAYAGGFGDVKDNVADYSQPFWEATYLEGILGAGVTQGGSVAGAGGFDIPVCRAMYNSYLEGAKLVRPDTTGSFVAVGDWSDVQRAKEAALAQADQGATMFVGCGQGPTFGQIEAATERGAVANGYTGDMSGLSGQVLASFTWNLDKVFEEMVADVAAGKTNPTRYYEVGMTKDGLDVVINPAWQARIPAEVMATYEQKLAEIRSGAFTVPMNTQ
- a CDS encoding HAD-IA family hydrolase, coding for MDRSRTVVFDLGEVLVPSGGVMPRLAAELGVTVAELGPAYWSGRTAFDLGCSAEEYWTGVLAALGRDPEPALLAALSETDSIKWSTLPQVSADLLTHLQGRGVRLGVLSNAPGPLAAAVRAAQWAGGIAHLVFSAEVALAKPDPAIYAHADTVYGTEPGDVVFFDDRVENVEAARAHGWDAHVWAGADAALDILGRSVVT
- a CDS encoding helix-turn-helix domain-containing protein, producing MTDVQRDAGEAAVIAAIGSSVRRARRRSGLSTRELAQRASLSQPFLSNIENGRSSPSVATLYKLAAALGIGATDLLPPSPDEGIVVVRAGEGVAVGMDETPGVAQSALLAGAPGRLMEARRAMIEPGQPAGSWFDHGGEDFLHVLDGVLRVEFGTGRVEELQAGDSIWHEGAIPHRWRVGPDTGASLLLVTARVPRDDHE
- a CDS encoding HNH endonuclease signature motif containing protein, whose translation is MARFDRDVLDTERIEQLRALERLKSAAAAAQARIAVDLDTSMRAGQAAAGMPAQRQGRGVAAQVALARQESPYRGGRHLGLAKVLVAEMPHTLTALEQGAISEWRAGLLAQETIFLSREHRQLVDAHLCADPTGLHGWGDRRLTAEIRKIAYRLDPAGYTRRRAKAESERRVTSRPAPDVMARVTALLPVAHGVAVYAALRKAADTAIAAGDGRTRGQLMADTLVQRVTGQATAAGVPVEIHLIMTDRTLLGEGQGGGEDGGEDGGREQPALLAGYGPIPAGLARRLAVSAAETEVAWLRRLYSRPDSGRLVGMDSARRVFPAGLARFIEVRDQYCSTPWCDAPIRHIDHALPHHQGGTTSADNGNGTCAQCNYARQAPGWKVRPEPGPRHTLRITTPTGHGYRSTAPPPPGHPRFERRRRGASKQSRPSAQRCRP
- a CDS encoding SAM-dependent methyltransferase; the protein is MTQSNAVDTTIPHSARVWNYWLGGKDNYQVDREAGDDFAAKCPEIFSLAKLSRQFLVRAVRHLVTDVRIRQFLDIGTGLPTMDNTHQVAQRAAPDCRIVYVDNDPLVLAHARALLVNTTPEGVTAYVAADMHEPDQIVSDAKNILNFNEPIGVLFMGVLGHVADHDEARSIVATVMGATPSGSHLILWDGTDTSEDLVRANADYAATGGVPYIPRSPEQIDGYFEGLEKIEPGLVPVSQWRPELRGVDTTAVDVAGYGAVARKP
- a CDS encoding MFS transporter is translated as MRDAASTLRSRAIAPLGVGAFAIGTDLFVVAGVLPALATDLGVSVGAAGLTVTVFALAYAVGAPVLGALLGTRPLRQVLIGSLVLFALFNVVSALAPDLVVLLAARVFGALAASAYVPAAGAAAIAAAPEGRRGRALGVVLAGSALAMVLGAPLGVLLASLFSWRAAFGLVAVLAVGTVLGLLRSGVGSGPPQRSTLAERLRPLRSPAVAGTLAVTFLAMTASNSTYTYLAVLVGGPVGLYISVFGAAGVAGTWWGGIAVDRHGSGRVAVAAVVVLGTGLAALPHITAMSGALAVVVAWGIAAWGFVAAQQHRVTGMGPAPLLLALNSSAIHFGFATGALLGGLVVDGAGAGSLWLLPVACCGAGLVLHGILTREVRS